The Alteromonas stellipolaris genome includes a region encoding these proteins:
- a CDS encoding siderophore-interacting protein yields the protein MSKPAPRVVEVIDSFRVTPNMQRIVLGGPTLEDFPETRPGAYVKLLFDLNGNPIVKPAKDSPVAMRTYTINSFDRQKAQMTIDMVVHVKDGVTGPAAAWALSAKEGDKLTIAGPGSSKALAEDYEWVLFAGDMTALPSIRNYLQALPSHTKGIAVIAIEHELDATVLEKPEGVSIQWVSKEEATLSDALQRTNWPQGTPAVWVACEFSQMRKIRSWLKDEKQVPHSQVYISSYWREGRSEDQHKIDKRQDVEAFAKQLA from the coding sequence ATGTCTAAACCCGCACCTCGAGTTGTTGAAGTTATCGATTCCTTCCGCGTAACACCCAACATGCAACGTATTGTCCTTGGCGGCCCTACATTAGAAGACTTTCCAGAAACTCGTCCTGGCGCCTACGTTAAATTACTTTTTGATTTAAATGGCAACCCTATAGTAAAGCCTGCGAAAGATAGCCCCGTTGCGATGCGAACCTACACAATAAATAGCTTCGATAGACAAAAAGCTCAAATGACCATCGATATGGTAGTGCATGTTAAAGATGGGGTGACTGGCCCCGCGGCAGCATGGGCGCTAAGTGCAAAAGAAGGCGATAAGCTAACGATTGCAGGCCCCGGCAGCAGTAAAGCGTTAGCTGAAGACTACGAGTGGGTGCTCTTCGCAGGCGATATGACTGCACTGCCTAGTATTCGCAACTATTTACAAGCGCTTCCCAGCCATACTAAAGGCATTGCCGTTATTGCTATTGAACATGAATTGGATGCCACGGTGCTAGAAAAACCTGAAGGCGTATCGATTCAGTGGGTATCTAAAGAAGAAGCAACCTTGTCTGACGCCTTGCAGCGCACTAACTGGCCACAGGGAACGCCCGCGGTATGGGTTGCGTGTGAATTTTCACAGATGAGAAAAATTCGTTCGTGGCTAAAAGACGAAAAACAGGTACCTCACAGCCAAGTTTATATCAGTAGTTATTGGCGTGAAGGCCGCAGTGAAGATCAACATAAGATAGATAAACGCCAAGATGTTGAAGCCTTTGCGAAACAGCTTGCCTAA
- a CDS encoding CsbD family protein, translated as MNNDRIEGNWKEMKGKVQQQWGKLTDDDLDVIDGRREELVGKIQQAYGKSREEAEKEVDSHFN; from the coding sequence ATGAACAATGATCGTATCGAAGGCAACTGGAAAGAAATGAAAGGTAAGGTACAACAGCAATGGGGTAAACTTACCGATGATGACCTAGACGTAATTGACGGTCGTCGTGAAGAGCTAGTAGGCAAGATTCAACAAGCGTACGGCAAAAGCCGTGAAGAAGCCGAAAAAGAAGTGGACAGCCATTTCAATTAG